The Acidobacteriota bacterium genome includes a region encoding these proteins:
- a CDS encoding AsmA family protein — protein sequence MKRKLLIVLGAIVALLVVAAAALPFLLDVERYRPSIEGAIAGATGRAVTIGPMRLTFFPAAELTAVGFSIGEDPRFGSEPFLKAQRLLVRVQLWPLLTRRLVVEALIIDEPAVRLVRDARGEWNYASLTKGVQKAPGGSGGGGATGGAGGAPPGKPAGTSAAGGGFDFAVHNLRLTKGTLSVSQTGGGAAGSKVKAIELDVTDISKGAIGAFDLSFKLEAGPDARLTGKGLAVAPDRAEIGEFSASLAGSRVSGSCSVSRFERPILDVKLNSPSLDLDEMMSLFPAAGPAPAATSAIRTAADVAVVVPARRQAGSASSAPSLLRDLTVRGDLSVDRIKVMNPALSTARARLTMEGGEARLSGVSVNLYKGSLAGDLSARVTESGPPFTLAASVKGVDFNAFASDLSPGLKGLVYGTFDGSLDLEGRDLDTPGLRRNLGGKGSLALRDGKLTSIAALKMLAKALEAAGGGGIGKDETPFSSLAGTFTVANGVLRTDDLALDSPDLDMNASGKIGLDLSLDLAVSAKLSESVSADMVAKTPNLRYLENKKGKLEVDMTLGGTVMAPTAGVDPRMLSRAAKAAGKEQIQKHGKDLLDRVLKKKKPN from the coding sequence GTGAAACGCAAGCTGCTGATCGTTCTGGGCGCGATCGTCGCCCTCCTCGTCGTCGCCGCGGCGGCGCTTCCCTTCCTGCTCGACGTCGAGCGCTACCGCCCGTCCATCGAGGGGGCGATCGCGGGGGCCACGGGGCGCGCGGTCACGATCGGCCCCATGCGCCTCACGTTCTTCCCCGCCGCGGAGCTGACCGCGGTCGGCTTTTCCATCGGCGAGGACCCTCGATTCGGCTCGGAGCCCTTCCTCAAGGCGCAGCGGCTCCTCGTGCGCGTGCAGCTCTGGCCTCTCCTCACGCGGCGCCTCGTCGTCGAGGCGCTGATCATCGACGAGCCCGCCGTGCGGCTGGTGCGCGACGCGCGCGGCGAGTGGAACTACGCCTCGCTGACGAAGGGAGTGCAGAAGGCCCCCGGCGGATCGGGCGGCGGCGGGGCGACGGGCGGGGCCGGCGGCGCGCCGCCGGGAAAGCCGGCGGGCACGAGCGCCGCGGGAGGCGGATTCGACTTCGCGGTTCACAATCTGCGCCTCACGAAAGGGACTCTCTCGGTCTCACAGACCGGCGGCGGCGCCGCGGGCTCGAAGGTGAAGGCGATCGAGCTCGACGTGACCGACATCTCGAAAGGCGCGATCGGCGCCTTCGATCTCTCCTTCAAGCTCGAGGCGGGGCCCGACGCGCGCCTCACGGGGAAGGGGCTCGCCGTCGCCCCCGACCGGGCGGAGATCGGCGAGTTTTCCGCTTCGCTCGCCGGGAGCCGCGTCTCGGGATCGTGCAGCGTGAGCCGGTTCGAGCGCCCCATCCTGGACGTCAAGCTCAACTCCCCCTCGCTCGACCTCGACGAGATGATGTCCCTCTTCCCGGCAGCCGGGCCGGCCCCCGCCGCGACCTCCGCGATCCGCACCGCCGCCGACGTGGCGGTCGTCGTCCCGGCGAGGCGCCAGGCGGGCTCGGCGAGCTCGGCGCCGTCGCTCCTGAGGGACCTCACCGTGAGAGGAGATCTCTCGGTCGACAGGATCAAGGTGATGAATCCCGCCCTCTCCACGGCGCGCGCGCGGCTCACGATGGAAGGGGGGGAGGCGCGCCTGTCGGGGGTCTCGGTCAATCTCTACAAGGGCTCTCTCGCCGGCGACCTGTCGGCCCGCGTCACCGAGAGCGGCCCGCCCTTCACCCTCGCCGCCAGCGTGAAGGGGGTGGATTTCAACGCCTTCGCCTCGGATCTGTCGCCCGGCCTCAAGGGGCTCGTCTACGGGACCTTCGACGGCTCGCTCGATCTCGAGGGGCGCGACCTCGACACGCCGGGGCTGCGGCGCAACCTCGGCGGGAAGGGATCGCTCGCTCTCCGCGACGGCAAGCTGACGTCGATCGCCGCCCTCAAGATGCTGGCGAAGGCGCTCGAGGCGGCGGGGGGCGGCGGCATCGGCAAGGACGAGACCCCCTTCTCGTCGCTGGCGGGAACATTCACCGTGGCCAACGGGGTTCTCAGGACCGACGACCTCGCCCTCGACTCCCCCGACCTCGACATGAACGCGTCGGGGAAGATCGGCCTCGACCTCTCGCTCGATCTCGCCGTCTCGGCGAAGCTCAGCGAGAGCGTCAGCGCCGACATGGTCGCGAAGACCCCGAACCTCCGCTACCTCGAGAACAAGAAGGGGAAGCTGGAGGTCGACATGACGCTGGGCGGAACGGTCATGGCCCCCACCGCGGGAGTCGACCCCCGGATGCTGAGCCGCGCCGCGAAGGCCGCGGGGAAGGAGCAGATCCAGAAGCACGGGAAGGATCTCCTCGATCGCGTCCTCAAGAAGAAAAAGCCGAACTGA
- a CDS encoding patatin-like phospholipase family protein, whose protein sequence is MAEGFKVGLALGGGAARGLAHIGVLKELQRRQIPIDLIVGTSIGSLVGGAFAILGDATKVEERFGRFVRSRDFRRTEFEFIKDSRRDEPSLLYSVSDMIKRGIFYSFSMTRSSFISRENFLHNIYSLIEDVKIENCRIPFAAVAADIETGEGVLLSSGSMRQAICASSAIPGLMTPIEVSGRTLIDGGWVSKLPVIEAFRLGADMVIAVDISREIDDTKELKKGLDIMIRANAIRADALRNFHARLADVVIHPRVDHVHWADFVEAISLVPEGERATAARADDIKALLDRSRWKTRLGFSRGKRLAKAFF, encoded by the coding sequence ATGGCGGAAGGGTTCAAGGTCGGGCTCGCTCTCGGCGGCGGCGCCGCGCGCGGCCTCGCCCACATCGGGGTCCTCAAGGAGCTGCAGAGGCGCCAGATCCCGATCGACCTCATCGTCGGCACGAGCATCGGCTCGCTCGTCGGCGGCGCCTTCGCCATCCTCGGCGACGCGACGAAGGTCGAGGAGAGGTTCGGCCGCTTCGTGAGGAGCCGCGACTTCCGCCGCACCGAGTTCGAGTTCATCAAGGACTCGCGCCGCGATGAGCCGAGCCTCCTCTACTCGGTCAGCGACATGATCAAGCGCGGGATCTTCTACTCGTTCTCGATGACGCGGAGCTCGTTCATCTCGCGCGAGAACTTCCTCCACAACATCTACTCGCTCATCGAAGACGTGAAGATCGAGAACTGCCGCATCCCCTTCGCCGCGGTCGCGGCCGACATCGAGACGGGCGAGGGGGTGCTGCTCTCCTCGGGATCGATGCGCCAGGCGATCTGCGCGTCGAGCGCGATCCCCGGGCTGATGACGCCGATCGAGGTCTCGGGCCGGACGCTCATCGACGGAGGATGGGTGAGCAAGCTCCCCGTCATCGAGGCCTTCCGGCTCGGCGCCGACATGGTGATCGCCGTGGACATCTCGCGCGAGATCGACGACACGAAGGAGCTGAAGAAAGGGCTCGACATCATGATCCGGGCCAACGCGATCCGGGCGGACGCCCTGAGGAATTTTCACGCGCGCCTCGCCGACGTCGTCATCCATCCGCGCGTCGATCACGTCCACTGGGCCGACTTCGTGGAGGCGATCTCGCTGGTGCCGGAGGGGGAGCGGGCCACGGCCGCCCGCGCGGACGACATCAAGGCGCTCCTGGATCGGAGCCGGTGGAAGACGCGGCTCGGCTTCTCGCGCGGGAAGAGGCTCGCGAAGGCCTTCTTCTAG
- a CDS encoding MASE1 domain-containing protein has product MAPRALARTLLLPALVAGAYYVAARFSLLLSLEGTLASPVWPPSGIALAMIALFGLRAAPGIFAGAFLANALPIIAAGRMGTPAIALAAGGVAAGNTLEAVAGGILLARWLPDWRKLDRIGSVLSFFAVAPLACLIAAAIGPLVHYVAGIIPRELLGTASLTWWLGDTVGMLVVTPFVLAWWSARGQTWSRLRVAEGTALVVLAVAVSRFALDAPNELTPAGPALEFLVIPFMVWAAIRFGILGAASVVAAIAGLAVLETARGQGLFAVDGLNASLLGLQAYLAFVTLTLLLIAALSAEREREHRDRAARSRQQAALSRLGRFALSGASLDQLEHLADSIVAEEARAGDPAGRSAETHFVEAIDDVVQAARRRKEAEEALRHKTDLLQVLASSISSFVEKRRWLDAASCLVSGAQELTASVCGFWGVVEESHLHILAHKDASSEVAFDTRVDLASLPEATGESIGGGSGLLILLSRVIQGGEVVVCNEPIPGRIPDGLPFGQGPIARFLGAPIRQGGDVVGMIAVINRAGDYRPADRTTIESLAKAAAMLYDSYRRASRESSLEAALSQSQKMDAVGRLAGGVAHDFNNLLTVIIGHAEHLMEESREDPAASRSLRQITLAAERSAGLTRQLLAFSRKQILQPKALRLNDVVSGILEMLRRVIGEDVHCVTRLDPSLRWVKADPGQLEQVIMNLAVNSRDAMPEGGEIFIRTANVRVDERAPEASQGLPPGEYVKLTFSDTGCGMDAETRAHIFEPFFTTKGPGRGTGLGLSTVYGVVKQSGGYIYAESAVSKGATFSIFLPPVAPPPLEIGAAEPAVEIRGAGDETVLLVEDEELVRSLLKTTLERQQYRILEAGSAEEALAICRRESGPIDLVITDIVMPGMSGWQLVEKLLEVRPGANVLYMSGYTEHSLLGDGRTPAGAHFIHKPFAPDSLCRVVRKILDGETAA; this is encoded by the coding sequence ATGGCACCTCGCGCTCTCGCTCGAACGCTTCTCCTCCCCGCGCTCGTGGCGGGTGCCTACTACGTCGCCGCCCGGTTTTCGCTCCTCCTCTCCCTCGAGGGGACGCTCGCCTCCCCTGTCTGGCCCCCGTCGGGAATTGCTCTCGCGATGATCGCGCTCTTCGGCCTTCGCGCCGCCCCCGGCATTTTCGCCGGCGCCTTCCTCGCCAACGCGCTGCCGATCATCGCCGCCGGGAGGATGGGAACGCCCGCGATCGCGCTGGCCGCCGGCGGCGTCGCCGCGGGGAACACGCTCGAGGCCGTCGCGGGGGGAATTCTTCTCGCCCGGTGGCTTCCCGATTGGCGGAAGCTCGACAGGATCGGGAGCGTCCTCTCCTTCTTCGCGGTGGCGCCACTCGCGTGCCTGATCGCCGCCGCGATCGGACCTCTCGTCCACTACGTCGCGGGGATCATCCCGCGAGAACTTCTCGGGACCGCGAGCCTCACGTGGTGGCTGGGCGACACGGTGGGGATGCTCGTGGTCACCCCGTTCGTCCTCGCGTGGTGGAGCGCGCGCGGCCAGACATGGAGCCGGCTGCGCGTGGCGGAAGGGACGGCTCTGGTCGTTCTCGCGGTCGCGGTGAGCCGGTTCGCGCTCGACGCGCCGAACGAGCTCACGCCCGCCGGACCGGCCCTCGAGTTCCTGGTCATCCCGTTCATGGTCTGGGCGGCGATCCGATTCGGAATCCTCGGCGCCGCGTCCGTCGTCGCCGCCATCGCGGGACTGGCGGTCTTGGAGACGGCGCGCGGCCAGGGGCTCTTCGCCGTGGACGGCTTGAACGCGTCCCTCCTGGGGCTCCAGGCGTACCTCGCGTTCGTGACGCTGACACTCCTGCTGATCGCGGCGCTCTCGGCCGAGAGGGAGCGCGAGCACCGCGACCGTGCGGCGCGGTCCCGGCAGCAGGCCGCACTCTCGCGCCTCGGCCGCTTCGCCCTCTCGGGGGCGAGCCTCGACCAGCTCGAGCATCTTGCCGACTCCATCGTTGCCGAGGAGGCGAGGGCGGGCGATCCCGCCGGGCGCAGCGCCGAGACGCACTTCGTCGAGGCGATCGACGACGTCGTGCAGGCGGCGCGCCGGCGCAAGGAGGCCGAGGAGGCCCTGCGCCACAAGACCGATCTCCTGCAGGTCCTCGCGAGCTCCATCTCGTCGTTCGTCGAGAAGCGGCGCTGGCTCGACGCCGCGAGCTGCCTCGTGTCCGGGGCCCAGGAGCTGACCGCAAGCGTCTGCGGCTTCTGGGGAGTCGTCGAGGAGTCGCACCTCCACATCCTCGCCCACAAGGACGCGAGTTCCGAGGTGGCGTTCGACACGCGGGTCGACCTTGCGTCGCTGCCGGAAGCGACGGGGGAGTCGATCGGCGGTGGAAGCGGCCTCCTCATCCTCCTCAGTCGAGTCATTCAGGGGGGCGAGGTCGTGGTCTGCAACGAGCCCATCCCGGGGCGCATTCCCGACGGACTGCCGTTCGGACAGGGCCCGATCGCGCGATTCCTCGGCGCGCCGATAAGGCAGGGGGGCGACGTCGTGGGGATGATCGCCGTCATCAACCGCGCGGGCGACTACCGGCCCGCCGATCGGACGACGATCGAGAGCCTCGCGAAGGCGGCGGCGATGCTCTACGACAGCTACCGCCGGGCGAGCCGCGAGAGCTCGCTCGAGGCGGCCCTCTCGCAGTCGCAGAAGATGGACGCGGTGGGCCGCCTCGCGGGGGGCGTCGCCCACGACTTCAACAACCTCCTCACCGTCATCATCGGCCACGCCGAGCACCTGATGGAGGAGTCCCGGGAGGACCCCGCGGCCTCCCGGAGCCTGAGGCAGATCACGCTGGCGGCGGAGCGGTCGGCGGGGCTCACGCGCCAGCTTCTGGCCTTCAGCCGCAAGCAGATCCTCCAGCCGAAAGCTCTGAGGCTGAACGACGTCGTGAGCGGGATCCTCGAGATGCTGCGACGCGTCATCGGCGAGGACGTGCACTGCGTCACGCGCCTCGATCCCTCGCTCCGATGGGTGAAGGCCGACCCGGGGCAGCTCGAGCAGGTGATCATGAACCTCGCGGTCAACTCCCGGGACGCGATGCCGGAGGGGGGGGAGATCTTCATCCGCACGGCAAACGTCCGTGTGGACGAGCGAGCCCCCGAAGCGTCGCAGGGCCTTCCCCCCGGCGAGTACGTGAAGCTCACCTTCAGCGACACGGGGTGCGGCATGGACGCCGAGACGCGCGCCCACATCTTCGAGCCCTTCTTCACGACGAAGGGGCCGGGGCGCGGCACCGGGCTCGGTCTCTCGACGGTGTACGGCGTCGTGAAGCAGAGCGGCGGCTACATCTACGCCGAGAGCGCGGTCTCGAAGGGCGCGACGTTCAGCATCTTCCTCCCGCCCGTCGCGCCCCCTCCGCTCGAGATCGGCGCCGCCGAGCCGGCCGTCGAGATCCGCGGGGCCGGCGACGAGACGGTGCTCCTCGTCGAGGACGAGGAGCTCGTGCGCTCACTGCTGAAGACGACCCTCGAGCGGCAGCAGTACAGGATCCTCGAGGCGGGGAGCGCCGAAGAGGCCCTCGCGATCTGCCGGCGCGAGTCGGGGCCGATCGATCTCGTCATCACCGACATCGTCATGCCGGGGATGAGCGGCTGGCAGCTCGTCGAGAAACTCCTCGAGGTCCGCCCCGGCGCGAACGTTCTCTACATGTCGGGGTACACCGAGCACTCGCTGCTCGGCGACGGCCGCACCCCCGCCGGCGCGCATTTCATCCACAAGCCGTTCGCCCCCGACTCGCTCTGCCGCGTCGTGCGGAAGATCCTCGACGGGGAGACCGCGGCCTAG